The following coding sequences lie in one Deltaproteobacteria bacterium genomic window:
- a CDS encoding protein kinase — protein MTAWDESATDTMASDGTGSLGTGSRLAGRYVIERLLGRGGMGSVHAVFDAELGERVALKLLEHTRSEDAVQRFRQEVRLSRRVTHRNVARIFDIGEHRGTHFLTMELVEGGSLQSRMAGHPMAVGVAANLALQVARGLAAAHEAGIVHRDLKPGNVLVDAAGRAVITDFGIACALAGDVRLTVEGGAWLGTPAYMAPEQVKGVAIDARSDVYALGVMFFELLTGKLPFVADNPLALALARLDRAPIDPSSIVLLPDELTRLVLDCLAAAPDARPSSVDEFIERLLALEVVGAALADRRETLPAPAVRTPPATARAVGTTGLDPARTRTPTSAGFAPVPSTGRTIAVLPFRYRGPSDEAYLAEALSDELIDLLSRTRGLRVIGRGSTAGLDPNVDPRMLARDLGVDTLIDGTVQRGGDGIRISARLVDASTGVQTWSDRFDGKLGDVFELQDRVAKRVAETLRVELFVGDLAGDVPAEAIELYLRGRAALRRVDAGGDGSDGAIALLERALAIAPHFKAAIATRAVAAERTWFVPSGAPAGRRERAERAVAEALEHAPGMPETHLAAARLAMQQADYKTAAAELVQTLAIAPTFAAAHEVLGSLQCEAGRAVEGIRHIRLAYELDPVNSRLLIYEARYHELRGDSARADAVLAELAQRDDARDIAVVGLRARIASWRGDRETLLKLREGYDRVGEASTFVDLLFATYFDDVAHDTLLDALRQRLHALSPRFRALVCQLAAETAGVLGRPEVADEFVGRAVDDTLMDVDWLEHCPVLAPVRALPSYPERIAKVRARAESLWHIA, from the coding sequence ATGACGGCGTGGGACGAGTCCGCGACCGACACCATGGCCTCCGACGGCACGGGTTCGCTCGGGACCGGCAGCCGTCTCGCCGGTCGCTACGTGATCGAACGACTGCTCGGCCGCGGCGGCATGGGCTCGGTCCACGCGGTCTTCGATGCCGAGCTGGGCGAGCGCGTCGCACTGAAGCTGCTCGAGCACACGCGCAGCGAGGATGCGGTGCAGCGCTTCCGTCAGGAGGTTCGGCTCTCGCGCCGCGTGACGCACCGCAACGTCGCGCGCATCTTCGACATCGGTGAGCACCGCGGTACCCACTTCCTGACGATGGAGCTGGTCGAGGGTGGCTCGCTGCAGTCGCGCATGGCGGGGCATCCGATGGCCGTCGGCGTCGCGGCCAACCTCGCGCTGCAGGTCGCGCGCGGCCTCGCGGCCGCACACGAGGCCGGCATCGTGCATCGCGACCTCAAGCCCGGCAATGTCCTCGTGGATGCCGCGGGCCGGGCCGTCATCACCGACTTCGGCATCGCGTGCGCGCTCGCAGGCGACGTGCGGCTGACGGTCGAGGGCGGCGCGTGGCTGGGCACGCCGGCGTACATGGCCCCCGAGCAGGTCAAGGGCGTCGCGATCGACGCGCGCAGCGACGTCTACGCGCTCGGCGTCATGTTCTTCGAGCTGCTCACGGGCAAGCTGCCATTCGTCGCCGACAACCCACTCGCGCTCGCGCTCGCGCGACTCGATCGCGCGCCCATCGATCCATCGTCGATCGTGTTGCTGCCCGACGAGCTCACGAGGCTGGTGCTCGACTGCCTCGCGGCCGCGCCCGACGCCCGTCCGAGCAGCGTCGACGAGTTCATCGAGCGGTTGCTGGCGCTCGAGGTGGTCGGAGCTGCGCTCGCCGATCGCCGTGAGACCCTGCCCGCGCCGGCCGTGCGCACGCCACCGGCGACCGCCCGCGCGGTGGGCACGACCGGCCTCGATCCCGCGCGCACGCGCACGCCGACCAGCGCCGGCTTCGCGCCGGTGCCGAGCACCGGCCGCACGATCGCGGTGCTGCCGTTTCGCTACCGCGGACCCAGCGACGAGGCCTACCTCGCCGAGGCGCTCAGCGACGAGCTCATCGATCTGCTCTCGCGCACCCGCGGCCTGCGGGTCATCGGGCGGGGCTCGACCGCCGGCCTCGATCCCAACGTCGATCCACGCATGCTTGCGCGGGACCTCGGCGTCGACACCCTCATCGACGGTACCGTGCAGCGCGGCGGCGATGGCATCCGCATCTCGGCGCGGCTCGTCGACGCCAGCACCGGCGTGCAGACCTGGAGCGACCGCTTCGACGGCAAGCTCGGCGATGTGTTCGAGCTGCAGGACCGCGTTGCCAAGCGCGTGGCCGAGACGCTGCGCGTCGAGCTCTTCGTCGGTGATCTTGCCGGCGACGTGCCGGCCGAGGCGATCGAGCTGTATCTGCGCGGACGCGCGGCGCTACGCCGGGTCGACGCGGGGGGTGACGGTAGCGACGGCGCCATCGCGTTGCTCGAGCGCGCGCTGGCGATCGCACCGCACTTCAAGGCCGCGATCGCCACCCGTGCGGTGGCGGCCGAGCGCACTTGGTTCGTCCCCAGCGGTGCGCCCGCGGGGCGCCGCGAGCGAGCCGAGCGAGCGGTCGCCGAGGCGCTCGAGCACGCGCCCGGCATGCCCGAGACCCACCTTGCCGCGGCCCGCCTGGCGATGCAGCAGGCCGACTACAAGACCGCGGCCGCGGAGTTGGTGCAGACGCTGGCGATTGCGCCGACCTTCGCAGCTGCGCACGAGGTGTTGGGCTCGCTGCAGTGCGAGGCTGGTCGAGCGGTCGAGGGCATTCGTCACATCCGGCTCGCCTACGAGCTCGATCCGGTGAACTCGCGGCTGCTCATCTACGAGGCGCGCTACCACGAGCTCCGCGGCGACTCGGCGCGGGCCGACGCGGTGCTCGCGGAGCTGGCCCAGCGCGACGACGCGCGCGACATCGCGGTCGTCGGTCTGCGGGCCCGCATCGCGAGCTGGCGAGGCGATCGCGAGACCCTGCTGAAGCTCCGCGAGGGCTACGACCGCGTCGGCGAGGCCTCGACCTTCGTCGACTTGTTGTTCGCGACGTACTTCGACGACGTCGCCCACGACACGCTGCTCGACGCGTTGCGTCAGCGCCTCCACGCGCTCAGCCCCCGCTTCCGTGCGCTGGTCTGTCAGCTCGCTGCCGAGACCGCCGGGGTGCTCGGCCGCCCCGAGGTCGCCGACGAGTTCGTCGGTCGTGCGGTGGACGACACCCTCATGGACGTCGACTGGCTCGAGCACTGCCCGGTGCTCGCGCCCGTGCGGGCGTTGCCGTCGTACCCGGAGCGCATCGCCAAGGTGCGCGCGAGGGCCGAGTCGCTCTGGCACATCGCGTAG
- a CDS encoding hydroxymethylglutaryl-CoA synthase, producing MTTSRDSNASITGAGLSGMALHVPRPRVDLHRFAEWTGADASKLDAIVGSAFRVAQADEDVYTLAAGAVLRLIDAYAIDPRRIGMVALGTESSSDNAVGAVIVRGMVDDALVRRGGVGLPRDVEVPEVKHACLGGMYALKAATRYVQTDGTDRVAIVIAADIAQYERGSSGEPTQGAGAVAMLVEPHAKLLELDFRKSGSSSDERGWDFRKPFARHFMDEYPQGARGTHDFPVFNGRYSTVCYVDAVLHALVSLHARTGVDPRALLREHAAVLMHRPYEKMPLQALGVAWVWALVTAGERAPLEDAMKKADIGWDALVAELAPLADGAHTGRLREGVRNDGPEYDPYPRASAIARALGRSESFAPVLGATDFGRAAVRQLGNLYTASLPAWIAAAFDDAARRELAWEDRQLLLVGYGSGDAAEAWSARVVPGWREAAAKIRIDQALSDAIELERDDYEALHDRRPTARELPRARPFAIAGVGRRHDATWQDTGIAHYEATV from the coding sequence ATGACGACCTCGCGCGACTCCAACGCTTCCATCACCGGCGCTGGCCTCTCGGGCATGGCGCTCCACGTTCCGCGTCCGCGCGTCGACCTGCATCGCTTCGCCGAGTGGACTGGTGCCGACGCGTCGAAGCTCGACGCGATCGTCGGCTCCGCGTTCCGCGTGGCGCAGGCAGACGAGGACGTCTACACGCTCGCCGCCGGCGCGGTGCTGCGGCTCATCGACGCCTACGCGATCGATCCGCGTCGCATCGGCATGGTCGCGCTCGGCACCGAGTCGAGCAGCGACAATGCCGTGGGTGCGGTGATCGTCCGTGGCATGGTCGACGACGCGTTGGTGCGTCGCGGCGGCGTCGGGTTGCCGCGCGACGTCGAGGTGCCCGAGGTCAAGCACGCATGCCTCGGTGGCATGTACGCGCTCAAGGCTGCGACCCGCTACGTCCAGACCGACGGCACCGATCGCGTGGCGATCGTGATCGCCGCCGACATCGCGCAGTACGAGCGCGGCAGCAGCGGTGAGCCCACCCAGGGCGCCGGCGCGGTGGCGATGCTGGTGGAGCCCCATGCGAAGCTGCTCGAGCTCGACTTCCGCAAGAGCGGCAGCTCCTCGGACGAGCGCGGCTGGGACTTCCGCAAGCCGTTCGCGCGGCACTTCATGGACGAGTACCCCCAGGGCGCCCGCGGCACCCACGACTTCCCGGTCTTCAACGGTCGCTACTCGACGGTGTGCTACGTCGACGCCGTGCTGCACGCGCTGGTCTCGCTACACGCCCGCACCGGCGTCGACCCGCGCGCGCTGCTGCGCGAGCACGCCGCGGTGCTCATGCATCGCCCCTACGAGAAGATGCCGCTGCAGGCGCTCGGCGTCGCGTGGGTGTGGGCGCTCGTGACCGCCGGCGAGCGTGCGCCGCTCGAAGACGCGATGAAGAAGGCCGACATCGGTTGGGACGCGCTGGTCGCCGAGCTCGCGCCGCTCGCCGATGGTGCGCACACCGGCCGTCTGCGCGAGGGCGTCCGCAACGACGGCCCCGAGTACGATCCCTACCCCCGCGCCAGCGCGATCGCCCGTGCGCTCGGTCGCAGCGAGTCGTTCGCGCCGGTGCTCGGCGCCACCGACTTCGGCCGCGCCGCCGTCCGCCAGCTCGGCAACCTCTACACCGCGTCGCTGCCGGCGTGGATCGCCGCCGCGTTCGATGACGCGGCACGCCGCGAGCTGGCGTGGGAGGATCGCCAGCTGTTGCTGGTCGGCTACGGCAGCGGTGATGCGGCCGAGGCGTGGAGCGCCCGTGTGGTGCCGGGCTGGCGCGAGGCGGCCGCGAAGATCCGCATCGACCAGGCGCTGTCCGACGCGATCGAGCTCGAGCGCGATGACTACGAGGCGCTGCACGACCGTCGGCCGACCGCGCGCGAGCTGCCGCGTGCGCGGCCGTTCGCGATCGCCGGCGTTGGCCGTCGCCACGACGCGACCTGGCAGGACACCGGCATCGCGCACTACGAAGCCACGGTGTAG
- a CDS encoding protein kinase, giving the protein MGEGIDDDSQRETIDATPPTHGDLPTPVPSRLELPLGQPDGELPARIGRFVPIACIGRGGMGEVHAAYDPQLDRKIAIKRISQHRKAATDPRARERTLREARALAKLTHPNVVAVYDVGTVEGDIYIAMEFIDGRPLDAWLGERPPWRAVVQAFTAAGRGLAAAHAAKLIHRDFKPGNVVRAHNGHVVVLDFGLARTPTVGGIEIAPASVPDPKATEGGALLGTPAYMSPEQWRGLPIDARSDQFNFCVALWEALCRSHPFDRTSTLTLANSVSTGDVREPPHDVEVPRRVLKVVRRGLAVAPERRWPSMEALLQALTAAAAPPRWPLAAAGVTALAATVWFTREPAPTAPVDPCIDAAARIDTAWNEQRRGSIAAAFAAIDLGFAPDVWLRVEPELDAWARAWSAAASDACVARQRDDEDAVQLSRRDACVSAALHRFDALVERLGHAQADTAERATSSVAALPALERCADASRLAPVTAATTGEASPPGELEPLQAQLAALMAALDTADRDAIATLSGPVQDAVDAVTDVGLQVEMLRALGTSAWMLGDATRAREQLTRAATTAMASGLDEPFVETVTELVGYMTVLGAGLEVGQTWWSVAEAALRRGGASTRAEVGLLRAGGFLAMTHQQLARAHELAAKAVALGSEQLGDAHVLTLEAKADLARIALLQHDYDAALSTYAKLVEGARDTFGPLHPNTIELRSFELQARIEAGRIDGVVEAALALPAAFEASQGPRAGGIVWSLALLGSAHLARGDYREAAADFAAGHARLLAAHGPDYRASGLSAEQAAALVLAGDLEAAWAAAQTCETEARDALHDAGDDAAVELASALIDVTRVALATDHRRRAAELVSEIDALHQRRAPDDDSRAVIDVLAAQLALAEGDAVLARTRARAALQWLGEHDLVAPSLEVDALALQAQSEWQSGDARRGLTTAQLALSRAQVAHHHRARNVQRAAAQVVLAALATGELAAADDALATVTAHPHDPRHDAAIDPTIVAELAFARIALADARGAARSATRAALDALALPNHAVLVRRQVDALRRLP; this is encoded by the coding sequence GTGGGTGAAGGCATCGACGACGACTCGCAGCGCGAGACCATCGACGCCACACCTCCCACCCACGGTGACCTGCCGACGCCGGTCCCCTCCCGGCTCGAGCTCCCGCTGGGCCAACCCGACGGCGAACTTCCCGCCCGCATCGGCCGCTTCGTGCCGATCGCCTGCATCGGCCGCGGCGGCATGGGCGAGGTCCATGCCGCCTACGATCCCCAGCTCGATCGGAAGATCGCGATCAAGCGCATCTCCCAGCACCGCAAGGCCGCGACCGACCCCCGCGCACGCGAGCGCACGCTTCGGGAGGCGCGGGCACTGGCGAAGCTCACCCATCCCAACGTGGTCGCGGTCTACGACGTCGGCACCGTCGAGGGCGACATCTACATCGCGATGGAGTTCATCGACGGCCGGCCGCTCGACGCATGGTTGGGCGAGCGACCGCCGTGGCGCGCGGTGGTGCAGGCGTTCACCGCCGCCGGTCGCGGGCTCGCGGCAGCCCATGCCGCAAAGCTCATCCACCGCGACTTCAAGCCGGGCAACGTGGTGCGCGCGCACAACGGTCACGTGGTGGTGCTCGACTTCGGGCTCGCGCGCACGCCGACGGTGGGTGGCATCGAGATCGCTCCGGCGAGCGTGCCCGACCCCAAGGCCACCGAGGGTGGGGCCTTGCTGGGCACGCCCGCGTACATGTCACCCGAGCAGTGGCGGGGCCTGCCGATCGACGCGCGGTCCGACCAGTTCAACTTCTGCGTGGCGCTGTGGGAGGCGCTGTGCCGCAGCCATCCCTTCGATCGCACCTCGACGCTGACCCTGGCCAACAGCGTCTCGACCGGTGACGTGCGCGAGCCGCCCCACGACGTCGAGGTACCGCGCCGCGTGCTCAAGGTGGTGCGACGAGGGCTCGCGGTCGCACCCGAGCGACGGTGGCCGTCGATGGAGGCGCTGCTACAGGCATTGACGGCCGCCGCCGCGCCACCGCGATGGCCGCTCGCCGCTGCGGGTGTCACCGCGCTCGCGGCCACGGTGTGGTTCACGCGCGAGCCGGCCCCCACCGCGCCCGTCGATCCGTGCATCGACGCAGCCGCGCGCATCGATACCGCGTGGAACGAGCAGCGCCGCGGGTCGATCGCCGCGGCGTTTGCTGCGATCGACCTCGGCTTCGCACCGGACGTCTGGCTGCGCGTCGAGCCCGAGCTCGACGCCTGGGCACGCGCGTGGTCGGCTGCCGCCAGTGATGCCTGCGTGGCGCGACAGCGCGACGACGAGGACGCGGTCCAGCTGAGCCGCCGCGACGCCTGCGTGAGCGCGGCGCTGCACCGCTTCGATGCGCTCGTCGAACGCCTCGGACACGCCCAGGCCGACACCGCCGAGCGGGCGACCAGCTCGGTCGCGGCCTTGCCAGCGCTGGAGCGATGCGCCGATGCCAGTCGGCTCGCGCCGGTCACCGCCGCGACGACCGGCGAGGCGAGCCCGCCGGGCGAGCTCGAGCCGCTGCAGGCGCAGCTCGCCGCACTGATGGCCGCGCTCGACACCGCCGATCGCGACGCCATCGCGACGCTGTCGGGGCCGGTGCAAGACGCGGTCGATGCCGTCACCGACGTCGGACTGCAGGTCGAGATGCTGCGTGCGCTGGGCACGTCGGCGTGGATGCTCGGTGACGCCACGCGGGCGCGCGAGCAGCTGACGCGCGCCGCGACCACGGCGATGGCGAGCGGACTCGACGAGCCCTTCGTCGAGACGGTCACGGAGCTGGTCGGCTACATGACCGTGCTCGGCGCGGGGCTCGAGGTCGGACAGACCTGGTGGAGCGTCGCGGAGGCGGCGCTGCGCCGCGGCGGCGCTTCGACCCGCGCCGAGGTGGGGCTGCTGCGCGCCGGCGGCTTCCTGGCCATGACGCACCAGCAGCTCGCGCGGGCCCACGAGCTCGCGGCCAAGGCGGTCGCGCTAGGCTCCGAGCAGCTCGGCGACGCCCACGTGCTCACGCTCGAGGCAAAGGCCGATCTCGCCCGCATCGCGCTGCTGCAGCACGACTACGACGCGGCGCTGTCGACCTACGCGAAGCTGGTCGAGGGCGCGCGCGACACCTTCGGGCCCCTGCATCCCAACACCATCGAGCTGCGGAGCTTCGAGCTGCAGGCGCGCATCGAAGCCGGTCGCATCGACGGCGTGGTCGAGGCCGCGTTGGCGCTGCCGGCCGCGTTCGAGGCCTCGCAGGGCCCGCGCGCCGGCGGCATCGTGTGGTCGCTGGCGTTGCTCGGCAGCGCCCACCTCGCGCGCGGCGACTACCGCGAGGCCGCCGCGGACTTCGCAGCCGGGCACGCGCGGCTGCTCGCCGCGCACGGTCCCGACTATCGCGCGTCGGGCTTGTCGGCCGAGCAGGCCGCTGCGTTGGTGCTCGCCGGTGATCTCGAGGCCGCCTGGGCCGCGGCACAGACGTGCGAGACCGAGGCTCGCGACGCGCTGCACGATGCCGGCGACGACGCAGCCGTCGAGCTGGCGTCCGCGCTGATCGACGTCACACGGGTCGCACTCGCGACCGATCATCGGCGTCGCGCGGCCGAGCTCGTCAGCGAGATCGACGCGCTGCACCAACGTCGCGCCCCCGACGACGACAGCCGCGCGGTCATCGACGTGCTCGCCGCCCAGCTCGCGCTCGCCGAAGGTGACGCCGTGCTGGCGCGCACACGGGCCCGCGCCGCGCTGCAGTGGCTCGGCGAGCACGACCTCGTCGCGCCGAGCCTCGAGGTCGACGCGCTGGCGCTGCAGGCCCAGTCCGAGTGGCAGTCGGGCGACGCGCGCCGCGGTCTCACCACCGCCCAGCTCGCGCTCTCGCGGGCCCAGGTCGCCCACCACCACCGCGCACGCAACGTCCAGCGCGCCGCCGCACAGGTCGTGCTCGCGGCGCTCGCGACCGGCGAGCTCGCAGCTGCCGACGACGCGCTCGCCACCGTCACCGCCCATCCCCACGATCCCCGACACGACGCTGCGATCGATCCGACCATCGTCGCCGAGCTCGCGTTCGCCCGCATCGCGCTCGCGGACGCCCGCGGCGCCGCTCGCAGCGCGACGCGGGCCGCCCTCGATGCGCTCGCGCTACCGAACCACGCGGTGCTCGTGCGTCGCCAAGTCGACGCGCTGCGTCGGCTGCCCTGA
- a CDS encoding DEAD/DEAH box helicase, with amino-acid sequence MSALMGFHPAVAGWFRARLGEPTPPQTEGWPRIQAGEHVLIAAPTGSGKTLAGFLSAIDALLRQGTSLSNTTQVLYVSPLRALSNDVQINLQRPLAEIAALDPSLPELRVQVRTGDTPASQRAAMSRRPPHILVTTPESLYLMLTSAGGRALLADIRTVIVDEIHALCRDKRGAHLALSLERLEALTGRAPQRIGLSATQKPLHEVGAFLVGQGRACSLVDAGSFRALDLAIELPPSSLQTVCSHEQWEEIYARIGALIEQHRTTLVFVNTRKLAERVGAHLERVLAPRLGEHVVCSHHGSLSRERRLAAEQKLKSGALRALVATASLELGIDIGDVDLVIQIGATRSIATALQRVGRSGHALSRTPKGRIFPLTTDELVESAALLACVRQSLLDRTATPPAPLDILAQQMVAECVAQPWPEAELRQALRRAWPYRGLADDAFDQLVALHADNGRRSLLHRDGVGGRLMATARARLVALGSGGAIPDTADYQVKLEPEGTLVGTVNEDWATESSAGDIFQLGNASWRITRVEPGTVRVTDAKGQPPSVPFWLGEAPGRTRELSWAIAELRDGAAHAAGAEGDLDAAIAWLREHCGEGLCAEGALQIAEYVIAGRNALGCVPTQQRVVIERFFDESGGMQMVVHAPFGSRINRAWGLALRKKFCVGFGFELQAAANEEAIVISLGMQHSFPLDDVFDYLHAETARDVLVQAILPTPMFTSRWRWNSQRSLLLERTRGGKKLPAALVRMKADDLLVGAFPAALACPETLPGGPIEVPESHPIVRQTVEDCLIEAMDCEGMLALLRGLADGSIERVAVDTAEPSPFARGILNSAPYTFLDDAPLEERRTHAVMTRRTLDVRTADDLGALDPEAIARVRDEAWPDPHDHEQVHEALCWMGYVTVQEAAPWQPWIDELAAQRRIVYEGDRIFAVEAARDPQQVWAGRLAALGPVVVAPGSDDEAHLLALEAAGGVMRARIDGALAWCDRRLLARVHRYTLDRLRREIEPVSAAAFARFLVRWQHAEPGHRRTGTRGVAEALTQLAGFEVPAGAWEQHVLAARVQGYRPEWLDEVTRSGEFAWVRLWGAARTPVRRTPVAIVPRAQLHLWIAMAQATDRPEPSLIARLVLEALRARGASFAQDLARVIRQPLELVDEGLGELVASGRVTCDSFGGLRRLFDDSRRAGAHDGRWSLLEAELPAVALDDAELAGPIAGTEPAALAEFAARTVLQRTGVIFRRSLARERLPVPWRDIARACRVLEARGELRGGRFVAGFDGEQYALPDAVALLRKLRREASNAGSHTTAAPHFDATDPLELRGSLLPAAAIEVDSTSVTESLAG; translated from the coding sequence ATGTCGGCGCTCATGGGGTTCCATCCGGCGGTCGCGGGCTGGTTTCGCGCGCGCCTGGGCGAGCCCACGCCGCCCCAGACCGAGGGTTGGCCGCGCATCCAGGCCGGTGAGCACGTGCTCATCGCGGCCCCGACCGGCTCGGGCAAGACGCTCGCGGGGTTCCTCTCGGCGATCGACGCGTTGCTGCGGCAGGGCACTTCGCTCTCCAACACCACGCAGGTGCTCTACGTGTCGCCACTGCGCGCGTTGTCCAACGACGTGCAGATCAACCTGCAGCGTCCGCTCGCCGAGATCGCCGCGCTCGATCCTTCGCTGCCGGAGCTGCGCGTGCAGGTGCGGACCGGCGACACCCCGGCCTCGCAGCGCGCGGCGATGTCGAGGCGACCGCCGCACATCCTCGTGACCACGCCCGAGTCGCTCTATCTGATGCTGACCTCGGCGGGTGGTCGCGCCTTGCTGGCCGACATCCGCACGGTGATCGTCGACGAGATCCACGCGCTGTGTCGAGACAAGCGGGGCGCGCACCTGGCACTCTCGCTCGAGCGGCTCGAAGCGCTGACCGGCCGCGCACCCCAACGCATCGGCTTGTCGGCCACGCAGAAGCCGCTGCACGAGGTCGGCGCGTTCCTGGTCGGGCAAGGGCGTGCGTGCTCGCTCGTCGACGCCGGCAGCTTCCGCGCGCTCGACCTCGCAATCGAGCTGCCGCCGTCGTCGCTGCAGACGGTGTGTTCGCACGAGCAATGGGAGGAGATCTACGCCCGCATCGGCGCGCTCATCGAGCAGCACCGCACGACGCTGGTGTTCGTGAACACCCGCAAGCTCGCCGAGCGCGTGGGTGCCCACCTCGAGCGGGTGCTCGCGCCGCGGCTGGGCGAGCACGTGGTCTGCAGCCACCACGGCAGCCTCTCGCGCGAGCGTCGACTGGCGGCCGAGCAGAAGCTGAAGTCGGGCGCGCTGCGGGCGTTGGTGGCGACCGCGTCGCTCGAGCTCGGCATCGACATCGGCGACGTCGACCTCGTGATCCAGATCGGCGCCACGCGCAGCATCGCGACCGCGCTGCAGCGGGTCGGCCGCTCGGGGCACGCGCTGTCGCGCACGCCCAAGGGCCGCATCTTCCCGCTCACCACCGACGAGTTGGTCGAGTCGGCGGCGCTGCTGGCCTGCGTGCGACAGTCGCTGCTCGACCGCACCGCGACCCCGCCGGCGCCGCTCGACATCCTCGCGCAGCAGATGGTTGCCGAGTGCGTGGCGCAGCCGTGGCCCGAGGCCGAACTACGCCAAGCGTTGCGCCGTGCGTGGCCCTACCGCGGGCTCGCCGACGACGCGTTCGACCAGTTGGTGGCGCTGCACGCCGACAACGGTCGTCGCTCGCTGCTGCACCGCGATGGCGTCGGCGGGCGCTTGATGGCGACCGCCCGCGCGCGCCTGGTCGCGCTGGGCTCGGGCGGGGCGATCCCCGACACCGCCGACTATCAGGTGAAGCTCGAGCCCGAAGGCACGCTGGTCGGCACCGTCAACGAGGACTGGGCCACCGAGTCGTCGGCAGGAGACATCTTCCAGCTCGGCAACGCATCGTGGCGGATCACCCGGGTCGAGCCCGGCACCGTGCGCGTCACCGATGCCAAGGGCCAGCCGCCGTCGGTGCCGTTCTGGCTGGGTGAGGCCCCCGGGCGCACGCGCGAGCTGTCCTGGGCGATCGCCGAGCTGCGCGACGGTGCGGCCCACGCAGCCGGTGCCGAGGGCGATCTCGACGCCGCAATCGCGTGGCTGCGCGAGCACTGTGGCGAAGGCTTGTGCGCCGAGGGGGCGCTGCAGATCGCCGAGTACGTGATCGCGGGCCGCAACGCGCTGGGCTGCGTGCCGACCCAGCAGCGGGTCGTGATCGAGCGCTTCTTCGACGAGAGCGGCGGCATGCAGATGGTCGTGCACGCGCCGTTCGGCTCCCGCATCAACCGCGCTTGGGGCCTCGCGCTGCGCAAGAAGTTCTGCGTGGGCTTCGGCTTCGAGCTCCAGGCCGCGGCCAACGAGGAGGCCATCGTCATCTCGCTGGGCATGCAGCACAGCTTCCCGCTCGACGACGTGTTCGACTATCTCCACGCCGAGACCGCGCGCGACGTGTTGGTGCAGGCGATCCTGCCGACCCCGATGTTCACCAGTCGCTGGCGCTGGAACAGCCAGCGCTCGCTGTTGCTCGAGCGCACCCGTGGCGGCAAGAAGCTGCCTGCCGCGCTGGTGCGCATGAAGGCCGACGACCTGCTGGTCGGCGCGTTCCCGGCGGCGCTGGCCTGCCCGGAGACGCTGCCGGGCGGACCGATCGAGGTGCCCGAGTCGCACCCGATCGTGCGACAGACGGTCGAGGACTGTCTCATCGAAGCCATGGACTGCGAAGGCATGCTCGCGCTGCTGCGTGGCCTCGCCGACGGCAGCATCGAGCGGGTCGCGGTCGATACCGCAGAGCCGTCGCCGTTCGCCCGCGGCATCCTCAACAGCGCGCCGTACACCTTCCTCGACGACGCGCCGCTCGAGGAGCGTCGCACCCACGCGGTGATGACCCGTCGCACGCTCGACGTGCGCACGGCCGACGATCTCGGTGCACTCGACCCCGAGGCGATCGCCCGGGTGCGCGACGAGGCGTGGCCCGACCCCCACGACCACGAGCAGGTGCACGAGGCGCTGTGCTGGATGGGCTACGTGACGGTGCAGGAGGCCGCGCCGTGGCAGCCGTGGATCGACGAGCTCGCCGCGCAGCGCCGCATCGTCTACGAGGGCGATCGCATCTTCGCGGTCGAGGCCGCCCGCGATCCCCAGCAGGTGTGGGCCGGGCGGCTCGCCGCGCTCGGGCCCGTGGTGGTCGCACCCGGCAGCGACGACGAGGCGCATCTGCTCGCGCTCGAGGCCGCCGGCGGCGTGATGCGGGCGCGCATCGACGGCGCGCTCGCGTGGTGCGATCGACGACTGTTGGCCCGCGTCCATCGCTACACCCTCGATCGCCTGCGCCGCGAGATCGAGCCCGTGAGCGCCGCCGCGTTCGCGCGCTTCCTGGTGCGGTGGCAACACGCCGAGCCCGGCCACCGGCGTACGGGCACCCGCGGTGTCGCCGAGGCGCTCACGCAGCTCGCGGGCTTCGAGGTGCCCGCCGGCGCCTGGGAGCAACACGTGCTGGCGGCGCGCGTGCAGGGCTATCGCCCCGAGTGGCTCGACGAGGTCACACGCTCGGGCGAGTTCGCGTGGGTGCGCCTGTGGGGGGCTGCGCGCACGCCCGTGCGTCGCACGCCGGTGGCGATCGTGCCGCGTGCGCAGCTGCACCTGTGGATCGCGATGGCGCAGGCCACCGACCGACCCGAGCCATCGCTGATCGCACGCCTGGTGCTCGAGGCGTTGCGCGCCCGCGGTGCCTCGTTCGCGCAGGACCTCGCCCGTGTCATCCGCCAGCCGCTCGAGCTGGTCGACGAGGGCCTGGGCGAGCTGGTCGCGTCGGGGCGGGTCACGTGCGACTCGTTCGGCGGCCTGCGCCGCTTGTTCGACGACTCGCGCCGCGCCGGTGCCCACGACGGGCGGTGGAGTCTGCTCGAGGCCGAGCTGCCCGCGGTTGCGCTCGATGACGCCGAGCTCGCCGGTCCGATCGCCGGCACCGAGCCCGCCGCGCTGGCGGAATTCGCCGCCCGCACCGTGTTGCAACGGACCGGCGTGATCTTCCGTCGCTCGCTCGCGCGCGAGCGACTACCCGTGCCGTGGCGTGACATCGCCCGTGCGTGTCGCGTGCTGGAGGCCCGCGGAGAGCTGCGGGGCGGTCGCTTCGTCGCGGGCTTCGACGGTGAGCAGTACGCCCTACCCGACGCGGTCGCGCTGCTGCGGAAGCTCCGTCGCGAGGCCTCGAACGCTGGATCGCACACAACCGCCGCGCCGCACTTCGACGCCACCGATCCGCTCGAGCTCCGCGGCAGCCTGCTGCCGGCCGCGGCCATCGAAGTGGATTCCACCAGCGTCACCGAGTCGCTCGCCGGGTGA